One stretch of Rhinolophus ferrumequinum isolate MPI-CBG mRhiFer1 chromosome 5, mRhiFer1_v1.p, whole genome shotgun sequence DNA includes these proteins:
- the PCDH7 gene encoding protocadherin-7 isoform X8 yields the protein MLRMRTMGWARGWCLGCCLFLPLSLSLAAAKQLLRYRLAEEGPADVRIGNVASDLGIVTGSGEVTFSLESGSEYLKIDNLTGELSTSERRIDREKLPQCQMIFDENECFLDFEVSVIGPSQSWVDLFEGRVIVLDINDNTPTFPSPVLTLTVEENRPVGTLYLLPTATDRDFGRNGIERYELLQEPGGGSSGGEGRRAGPADSAPYPGGGGNGASGGGPGGSKRRLDAPESGGGTNPAGRSSVFELQVADTPDGEKQPQLIVKGALDREQRDSYELTLRVRDGGDPPRSSQAILRVLITDVNDNSPRFEKSVYEADLAENSAPGTPILQLRAADLDVGVNGQIEYVFGAATESVRRLLRLDETSGWLSVLHRIDREEVNQLRFTVMARDRGQPPKTDKATVVLNIKDENDNVPSIEIRKIGRIPLKDGVANVAEDVLVDTPIALVQVSDRDQGENGVVTCTVVGDVPFQLKPASDTEGDQNKKKYFLHTSAPLDYETNREFNVVIVAVDSGSPSLSSNNSLIVKVGDTNDNPPVFGQSVVEVYFPENNIPGERVATVLATDADSGKNAEIAYSLDSSVMGIFAIDPDSGDILVNTVLDREQTDRYEFKVNAKDKGIPVLQGSTTVIVQVADKNDNDPKFMQDVFTFYVKENLQPNSPVGMVTVMDADKGRNADMSLYIEENSNIFSIENDTGTIYSTTSFDREHQTTYTFRVKAVDGGDPPRSATATVSLFVMDENDNAPTITLPRNISYTLLPPSSNVRTVVATVLATDSDDGINADLNYSIVGGNPFKLFEIDSTSGVVSLVGKLTQKHYGLHRLVVQVNDSGQPSQSTTTLVHVFVNESVSNATVIDSQIARSLHTPLTQDIAGDPSYEISKQRLSIVIGVVAGIMTVILIILIVVMARYCRSKNKNGYEAGKKDHEDFFTPQQHDKSKKPKKDKKNKKSKQPLYSSIVTVEASKPNGQRYDSVNEKLSDSPGMGRYRSVNGGPGSPDLARHYKSSSPLPTVQLHPQSPTAGKKHQAVQDLPPANTFVGAGDNISIGSDHCSEYSCQTNNKYSKQMRLHPYITVFG from the exons ATGCTGAGGATGCGGACCATGGGATGGGCGCGCGGCTGGTGCCTGGGCTGCTGTCTCTTCTTGCCGCTTTCGCTCAGCCTGGCGGCTGCCAAGCAACTCCTCCGATACCGACTGGCGGAGGAAGGCCCAGCAGACGTCCGCATCGGCAACGTCGCCTCGGACCTGGGCATCGTGACCGGCTCGGGTGAGGTGACTTTCAGCCTGGAGTCAGGCTCGGAGTACCTGAAGATCGACAACCTCACGGGAGAGCTGAGCACGAGTGAGCGGCGCATCGACCGCGAGAAGCTGCCCCAGTGTCAGATGATCTTCGACGAAAACGAGTGCTTCCTGGACTTCGAGGTGTCGGTGATCGGGCCCTCCCAAAGCTGGGTGGACCTGTTCGAGGGTCGGGTCATCGTGCTCGACATCAACGATAACACGCCCACCTTCCCGTCGCCCGTGCTCACCCTCACGGTAGAGGAGAACCGGCCAGTGGGCACGCTCTACCTGCTGCCCACCGCCACGGACCGTGACTTCGGCCGCAACGGCATCGAGCGCTACGAGCTGCTCCAGGAGCCCGGGGGTGGCAGCAGCGGCGGCGAGGGCCGGCGCGCCGGGCCTGCAGACAGCGCCCCCTACCCCGGGGGCGGCGGGAACGGCGCGAGCGGTGGCGGCCCAGGCGGCTCCAAGCGGCGGCTGGACGCGCCAGAGAGCGGCGGCGGGACCAACCCGGCTGGCCGCAGCAGCGTGTTCGAACTGCAGGTGGCCGATACCCCGGATGGCGAGAAGCAGCCGCAGCTGATCGTGAAGGGGGCGCTGGACCGCGAGCAGCGCGACTCCTACGAGCTTACCCTGCGAGTGCGAGACGGTGGCGACCCGCCTCGCTCCTCCCAGGCCATCCTGAGGGTGCTCATCACCGACGTGAACGACAACAGCCCCCGCTTCGAGAAGAGCGTGTACGAGGCTGACCTGGCGGAGAACAGCGCCCCGGGGACCCCCATTCTGCAGCTGCGTGCCGCCGACCTGGACGTGGGGGTTAACGGGCAGATCGAGTACGTGTTCGGGGCGGCTACCGAGTCGGTGCGACGGCTGCTGCGCCTCGACGAGACGTCCGGCTGGCTCAGTGTCCTGCACCGTATCGACCGCGAGGAAGTGAACCAGCTGCGCTTCACCGTCATGGCCCGCGACCGCGGGCAGCCCCCCAAGACCGACAAGGCCACCGTGGTCCTCAATATCAAGGATGAGAACGACAACGTGCCATCCATTGAAATCCGCAAGATTGGGCGTATCCCACTCAAGGATGGGGTGGCCAATGTGGCCGAGGACGTTCTGGTCGACACCCCCATTGCCCTGGTGCAAGTGTCCGACCGAGACCAAGGCGAGAATGGGGTGGTCACCTGCACCGTGGTGGGAGACGTGCCCTTCCAGCTCAAGCCGGCCAGCGACACAGAGGGCGACCAGAACAAGAAAAAGTATTTCCTGCACACCTCGGCCCCTTTGGACTATGAGACCAACCGGGAGTTCAACGTGGTCATAGTGGCGGTGGATTCAGGCAGCCCCAGCCTCTCCAGCAACAACTCCCTGATTGTCAAGGTGGGAGATACCAACGACAACCCTCCCGTCTTCGGACAGTCGGTGGTGGAGGTTTACTTTCCTGAGAACAACATCCCTGGCGAGAGGGTGGCCACAGTGCTGGCGACAGACGCTGACAGCGGGAAAAACGCAGAGATCGCCTACTCGTTGGACTCCTCTGTGATGGGGATTTTTGCCATCGATCCGGATTCTGGAGACATTCTTGTCAATACGGTGCTGGACCGCGAGCAGACTGACAGGTATGAGTTTAAAGTTAACGCCAAAGACAAAGGCATCCCGGTGCTGCAGGGCAGCACCACGGTGATCGTTCAGGTGGCTGACAAGAATGACAATGACCCTAAGTTTATGCAGGACGTCTTTACCTTTTATGTGAAAGAAAACTTGCAGCCCAACAGCCCCGTGGGGATGGTCACTGTGATGGATGCTGACAAGGGGCGCAATGCGGACATGAGCCTGTACATAGAGGAGAACAGTAAcattttttccattgaaaatgACACGGGGACCATTTACTCCACAACGTCTTTTGACCGGGAACATCAGACCACGTATACATTCAGAGTCAAGGCTGTGGATGGAGGAGACCCTCCCCGATCTGCCACAGCCACAGTCTCTCTCTTTGTTATGGATGAAAATGACAATGCTCCCACAATTACCCTTCCCAGAAACATTTCCTACACTTTACTGCCACCTTCAAGTAATGTCAGGACAGTCGTAGCTACAGTGTTGGCAACAGACAGTGATGATGGCATCAATGCAGACCTTAACTACAGCATTGTGGGAGGGAATCCCTTCAAGCTATTTGAGATTGATTCCACCAGTGGTGTGGTTTCCTTAGTGGGAAAACTCACCCAAAAGCATTATGGCTTGCACAGGTTGGTGGTGCAAGTGAATGACAGTGGGCAACCTTCCCAGTCCACCACGACGCTAGTGCATGTGTTTGTCAATGAAAGTGTTTCTAATGCAACTGTGATTGACTCCCAGATAGCCAGAAGTTTGCACACCCCACTTACCCAGGATATAGCTGGTGACCCAAGCTATGAAATTAGCAAACAGAGACTCAGCATTGTCATTGGGGTGGTTGCTGGAATTATGACAGTGATTCTCATCATCTTAATTGTAGTGATGGCAAGGTACTGCCggtccaaaaataaaaatggctatgAAGCTGGCAAAAAAGATCACGAAGACTTTTTTACACCCCAACAGCATGACAAATCTAAAAAACctaaaaaggacaagaaaaacaaaaaatcgaAGCAGCCTCTCTACAGCAGCATTGTCACTGTAGAAGCTTCTAAACCAAATGGACAGCGGTATGATAGTGTCAATGAGAAGCTGTCAGACAGCCCCGGCATGGGCCGCTACCGATCTGTTAATGGTGGGCCTGGGAGTCCTGACCTAGCCAGGCATTACAAATCTAGTTCCCCATTGCCTACTGTCCAGCTTCACCCCCAGTCTCCAACTGCAGGGAAAAAACACCAGGCAGTACAAGATCTACCACCAGCCAACACATTTGTGGGAGCAGGAGACAACATTTCAATTGGATCTGATCACTGCTCTGAATACAGCTGTCAAACCAATAACAAGTACAGCAAACAG atGCGTCTACATCCATACATTACTGTGTTTGGCTGA
- the PCDH7 gene encoding protocadherin-7 isoform X9: MLRMRTMGWARGWCLGCCLFLPLSLSLAAAKQLLRYRLAEEGPADVRIGNVASDLGIVTGSGEVTFSLESGSEYLKIDNLTGELSTSERRIDREKLPQCQMIFDENECFLDFEVSVIGPSQSWVDLFEGRVIVLDINDNTPTFPSPVLTLTVEENRPVGTLYLLPTATDRDFGRNGIERYELLQEPGGGSSGGEGRRAGPADSAPYPGGGGNGASGGGPGGSKRRLDAPESGGGTNPAGRSSVFELQVADTPDGEKQPQLIVKGALDREQRDSYELTLRVRDGGDPPRSSQAILRVLITDVNDNSPRFEKSVYEADLAENSAPGTPILQLRAADLDVGVNGQIEYVFGAATESVRRLLRLDETSGWLSVLHRIDREEVNQLRFTVMARDRGQPPKTDKATVVLNIKDENDNVPSIEIRKIGRIPLKDGVANVAEDVLVDTPIALVQVSDRDQGENGVVTCTVVGDVPFQLKPASDTEGDQNKKKYFLHTSAPLDYETNREFNVVIVAVDSGSPSLSSNNSLIVKVGDTNDNPPVFGQSVVEVYFPENNIPGERVATVLATDADSGKNAEIAYSLDSSVMGIFAIDPDSGDILVNTVLDREQTDRYEFKVNAKDKGIPVLQGSTTVIVQVADKNDNDPKFMQDVFTFYVKENLQPNSPVGMVTVMDADKGRNADMSLYIEENSNIFSIENDTGTIYSTTSFDREHQTTYTFRVKAVDGGDPPRSATATVSLFVMDENDNAPTITLPRNISYTLLPPSSNVRTVVATVLATDSDDGINADLNYSIVGGNPFKLFEIDSTSGVVSLVGKLTQKHYGLHRLVVQVNDSGQPSQSTTTLVHVFVNESVSNATVIDSQIARSLHTPLTQDIAGDPSYEISKQRLSIVIGVVAGIMTVILIILIVVMARYCRSKNKNGYEAGKKDHEDFFTPQQHDKSKKPKKDKKNKKSKQPLYSSIVTVEASKPNGQRYDSVNEKLSDSPGMGRYRSVNGGPGSPDLARHYKSSSPLPTVQLHPQSPTAGKKHQAVQDLPPANTFVGAGDNISIGSDHCSEYSCQTNNKYSKQIQDLFQM; this comes from the coding sequence ATGCTGAGGATGCGGACCATGGGATGGGCGCGCGGCTGGTGCCTGGGCTGCTGTCTCTTCTTGCCGCTTTCGCTCAGCCTGGCGGCTGCCAAGCAACTCCTCCGATACCGACTGGCGGAGGAAGGCCCAGCAGACGTCCGCATCGGCAACGTCGCCTCGGACCTGGGCATCGTGACCGGCTCGGGTGAGGTGACTTTCAGCCTGGAGTCAGGCTCGGAGTACCTGAAGATCGACAACCTCACGGGAGAGCTGAGCACGAGTGAGCGGCGCATCGACCGCGAGAAGCTGCCCCAGTGTCAGATGATCTTCGACGAAAACGAGTGCTTCCTGGACTTCGAGGTGTCGGTGATCGGGCCCTCCCAAAGCTGGGTGGACCTGTTCGAGGGTCGGGTCATCGTGCTCGACATCAACGATAACACGCCCACCTTCCCGTCGCCCGTGCTCACCCTCACGGTAGAGGAGAACCGGCCAGTGGGCACGCTCTACCTGCTGCCCACCGCCACGGACCGTGACTTCGGCCGCAACGGCATCGAGCGCTACGAGCTGCTCCAGGAGCCCGGGGGTGGCAGCAGCGGCGGCGAGGGCCGGCGCGCCGGGCCTGCAGACAGCGCCCCCTACCCCGGGGGCGGCGGGAACGGCGCGAGCGGTGGCGGCCCAGGCGGCTCCAAGCGGCGGCTGGACGCGCCAGAGAGCGGCGGCGGGACCAACCCGGCTGGCCGCAGCAGCGTGTTCGAACTGCAGGTGGCCGATACCCCGGATGGCGAGAAGCAGCCGCAGCTGATCGTGAAGGGGGCGCTGGACCGCGAGCAGCGCGACTCCTACGAGCTTACCCTGCGAGTGCGAGACGGTGGCGACCCGCCTCGCTCCTCCCAGGCCATCCTGAGGGTGCTCATCACCGACGTGAACGACAACAGCCCCCGCTTCGAGAAGAGCGTGTACGAGGCTGACCTGGCGGAGAACAGCGCCCCGGGGACCCCCATTCTGCAGCTGCGTGCCGCCGACCTGGACGTGGGGGTTAACGGGCAGATCGAGTACGTGTTCGGGGCGGCTACCGAGTCGGTGCGACGGCTGCTGCGCCTCGACGAGACGTCCGGCTGGCTCAGTGTCCTGCACCGTATCGACCGCGAGGAAGTGAACCAGCTGCGCTTCACCGTCATGGCCCGCGACCGCGGGCAGCCCCCCAAGACCGACAAGGCCACCGTGGTCCTCAATATCAAGGATGAGAACGACAACGTGCCATCCATTGAAATCCGCAAGATTGGGCGTATCCCACTCAAGGATGGGGTGGCCAATGTGGCCGAGGACGTTCTGGTCGACACCCCCATTGCCCTGGTGCAAGTGTCCGACCGAGACCAAGGCGAGAATGGGGTGGTCACCTGCACCGTGGTGGGAGACGTGCCCTTCCAGCTCAAGCCGGCCAGCGACACAGAGGGCGACCAGAACAAGAAAAAGTATTTCCTGCACACCTCGGCCCCTTTGGACTATGAGACCAACCGGGAGTTCAACGTGGTCATAGTGGCGGTGGATTCAGGCAGCCCCAGCCTCTCCAGCAACAACTCCCTGATTGTCAAGGTGGGAGATACCAACGACAACCCTCCCGTCTTCGGACAGTCGGTGGTGGAGGTTTACTTTCCTGAGAACAACATCCCTGGCGAGAGGGTGGCCACAGTGCTGGCGACAGACGCTGACAGCGGGAAAAACGCAGAGATCGCCTACTCGTTGGACTCCTCTGTGATGGGGATTTTTGCCATCGATCCGGATTCTGGAGACATTCTTGTCAATACGGTGCTGGACCGCGAGCAGACTGACAGGTATGAGTTTAAAGTTAACGCCAAAGACAAAGGCATCCCGGTGCTGCAGGGCAGCACCACGGTGATCGTTCAGGTGGCTGACAAGAATGACAATGACCCTAAGTTTATGCAGGACGTCTTTACCTTTTATGTGAAAGAAAACTTGCAGCCCAACAGCCCCGTGGGGATGGTCACTGTGATGGATGCTGACAAGGGGCGCAATGCGGACATGAGCCTGTACATAGAGGAGAACAGTAAcattttttccattgaaaatgACACGGGGACCATTTACTCCACAACGTCTTTTGACCGGGAACATCAGACCACGTATACATTCAGAGTCAAGGCTGTGGATGGAGGAGACCCTCCCCGATCTGCCACAGCCACAGTCTCTCTCTTTGTTATGGATGAAAATGACAATGCTCCCACAATTACCCTTCCCAGAAACATTTCCTACACTTTACTGCCACCTTCAAGTAATGTCAGGACAGTCGTAGCTACAGTGTTGGCAACAGACAGTGATGATGGCATCAATGCAGACCTTAACTACAGCATTGTGGGAGGGAATCCCTTCAAGCTATTTGAGATTGATTCCACCAGTGGTGTGGTTTCCTTAGTGGGAAAACTCACCCAAAAGCATTATGGCTTGCACAGGTTGGTGGTGCAAGTGAATGACAGTGGGCAACCTTCCCAGTCCACCACGACGCTAGTGCATGTGTTTGTCAATGAAAGTGTTTCTAATGCAACTGTGATTGACTCCCAGATAGCCAGAAGTTTGCACACCCCACTTACCCAGGATATAGCTGGTGACCCAAGCTATGAAATTAGCAAACAGAGACTCAGCATTGTCATTGGGGTGGTTGCTGGAATTATGACAGTGATTCTCATCATCTTAATTGTAGTGATGGCAAGGTACTGCCggtccaaaaataaaaatggctatgAAGCTGGCAAAAAAGATCACGAAGACTTTTTTACACCCCAACAGCATGACAAATCTAAAAAACctaaaaaggacaagaaaaacaaaaaatcgaAGCAGCCTCTCTACAGCAGCATTGTCACTGTAGAAGCTTCTAAACCAAATGGACAGCGGTATGATAGTGTCAATGAGAAGCTGTCAGACAGCCCCGGCATGGGCCGCTACCGATCTGTTAATGGTGGGCCTGGGAGTCCTGACCTAGCCAGGCATTACAAATCTAGTTCCCCATTGCCTACTGTCCAGCTTCACCCCCAGTCTCCAACTGCAGGGAAAAAACACCAGGCAGTACAAGATCTACCACCAGCCAACACATTTGTGGGAGCAGGAGACAACATTTCAATTGGATCTGATCACTGCTCTGAATACAGCTGTCAAACCAATAACAAGTACAGCAAACAG
- the PCDH7 gene encoding protocadherin-7 isoform X6 has product MLRMRTMGWARGWCLGCCLFLPLSLSLAAAKQLLRYRLAEEGPADVRIGNVASDLGIVTGSGEVTFSLESGSEYLKIDNLTGELSTSERRIDREKLPQCQMIFDENECFLDFEVSVIGPSQSWVDLFEGRVIVLDINDNTPTFPSPVLTLTVEENRPVGTLYLLPTATDRDFGRNGIERYELLQEPGGGSSGGEGRRAGPADSAPYPGGGGNGASGGGPGGSKRRLDAPESGGGTNPAGRSSVFELQVADTPDGEKQPQLIVKGALDREQRDSYELTLRVRDGGDPPRSSQAILRVLITDVNDNSPRFEKSVYEADLAENSAPGTPILQLRAADLDVGVNGQIEYVFGAATESVRRLLRLDETSGWLSVLHRIDREEVNQLRFTVMARDRGQPPKTDKATVVLNIKDENDNVPSIEIRKIGRIPLKDGVANVAEDVLVDTPIALVQVSDRDQGENGVVTCTVVGDVPFQLKPASDTEGDQNKKKYFLHTSAPLDYETNREFNVVIVAVDSGSPSLSSNNSLIVKVGDTNDNPPVFGQSVVEVYFPENNIPGERVATVLATDADSGKNAEIAYSLDSSVMGIFAIDPDSGDILVNTVLDREQTDRYEFKVNAKDKGIPVLQGSTTVIVQVADKNDNDPKFMQDVFTFYVKENLQPNSPVGMVTVMDADKGRNADMSLYIEENSNIFSIENDTGTIYSTTSFDREHQTTYTFRVKAVDGGDPPRSATATVSLFVMDENDNAPTITLPRNISYTLLPPSSNVRTVVATVLATDSDDGINADLNYSIVGGNPFKLFEIDSTSGVVSLVGKLTQKHYGLHRLVVQVNDSGQPSQSTTTLVHVFVNESVSNATVIDSQIARSLHTPLTQDIAGDPSYEISKQRLSIVIGVVAGIMTVILIILIVVMARYCRSKNKNGYEAGKKDHEDFFTPQQHDKSKKPKKDKKNKKSKQPLYSSIVTVEASKPNGQRYDSVNEKLSDSPGMGRYRSVNGGPGSPDLARHYKSSSPLPTVQLHPQSPTAGKKHQAVQDLPPANTFVGAGDNISIGSDHCSEYSCQTNNKYSKQPFRRVTFSVVSQPQDPHQGSLQSCYDSGLEESETPSSKSSSGPRLGALPLPEDNYERTTPDGSVGVAAITTFPFLPFPHGKTHGRRVLLRPLH; this is encoded by the coding sequence ATGCTGAGGATGCGGACCATGGGATGGGCGCGCGGCTGGTGCCTGGGCTGCTGTCTCTTCTTGCCGCTTTCGCTCAGCCTGGCGGCTGCCAAGCAACTCCTCCGATACCGACTGGCGGAGGAAGGCCCAGCAGACGTCCGCATCGGCAACGTCGCCTCGGACCTGGGCATCGTGACCGGCTCGGGTGAGGTGACTTTCAGCCTGGAGTCAGGCTCGGAGTACCTGAAGATCGACAACCTCACGGGAGAGCTGAGCACGAGTGAGCGGCGCATCGACCGCGAGAAGCTGCCCCAGTGTCAGATGATCTTCGACGAAAACGAGTGCTTCCTGGACTTCGAGGTGTCGGTGATCGGGCCCTCCCAAAGCTGGGTGGACCTGTTCGAGGGTCGGGTCATCGTGCTCGACATCAACGATAACACGCCCACCTTCCCGTCGCCCGTGCTCACCCTCACGGTAGAGGAGAACCGGCCAGTGGGCACGCTCTACCTGCTGCCCACCGCCACGGACCGTGACTTCGGCCGCAACGGCATCGAGCGCTACGAGCTGCTCCAGGAGCCCGGGGGTGGCAGCAGCGGCGGCGAGGGCCGGCGCGCCGGGCCTGCAGACAGCGCCCCCTACCCCGGGGGCGGCGGGAACGGCGCGAGCGGTGGCGGCCCAGGCGGCTCCAAGCGGCGGCTGGACGCGCCAGAGAGCGGCGGCGGGACCAACCCGGCTGGCCGCAGCAGCGTGTTCGAACTGCAGGTGGCCGATACCCCGGATGGCGAGAAGCAGCCGCAGCTGATCGTGAAGGGGGCGCTGGACCGCGAGCAGCGCGACTCCTACGAGCTTACCCTGCGAGTGCGAGACGGTGGCGACCCGCCTCGCTCCTCCCAGGCCATCCTGAGGGTGCTCATCACCGACGTGAACGACAACAGCCCCCGCTTCGAGAAGAGCGTGTACGAGGCTGACCTGGCGGAGAACAGCGCCCCGGGGACCCCCATTCTGCAGCTGCGTGCCGCCGACCTGGACGTGGGGGTTAACGGGCAGATCGAGTACGTGTTCGGGGCGGCTACCGAGTCGGTGCGACGGCTGCTGCGCCTCGACGAGACGTCCGGCTGGCTCAGTGTCCTGCACCGTATCGACCGCGAGGAAGTGAACCAGCTGCGCTTCACCGTCATGGCCCGCGACCGCGGGCAGCCCCCCAAGACCGACAAGGCCACCGTGGTCCTCAATATCAAGGATGAGAACGACAACGTGCCATCCATTGAAATCCGCAAGATTGGGCGTATCCCACTCAAGGATGGGGTGGCCAATGTGGCCGAGGACGTTCTGGTCGACACCCCCATTGCCCTGGTGCAAGTGTCCGACCGAGACCAAGGCGAGAATGGGGTGGTCACCTGCACCGTGGTGGGAGACGTGCCCTTCCAGCTCAAGCCGGCCAGCGACACAGAGGGCGACCAGAACAAGAAAAAGTATTTCCTGCACACCTCGGCCCCTTTGGACTATGAGACCAACCGGGAGTTCAACGTGGTCATAGTGGCGGTGGATTCAGGCAGCCCCAGCCTCTCCAGCAACAACTCCCTGATTGTCAAGGTGGGAGATACCAACGACAACCCTCCCGTCTTCGGACAGTCGGTGGTGGAGGTTTACTTTCCTGAGAACAACATCCCTGGCGAGAGGGTGGCCACAGTGCTGGCGACAGACGCTGACAGCGGGAAAAACGCAGAGATCGCCTACTCGTTGGACTCCTCTGTGATGGGGATTTTTGCCATCGATCCGGATTCTGGAGACATTCTTGTCAATACGGTGCTGGACCGCGAGCAGACTGACAGGTATGAGTTTAAAGTTAACGCCAAAGACAAAGGCATCCCGGTGCTGCAGGGCAGCACCACGGTGATCGTTCAGGTGGCTGACAAGAATGACAATGACCCTAAGTTTATGCAGGACGTCTTTACCTTTTATGTGAAAGAAAACTTGCAGCCCAACAGCCCCGTGGGGATGGTCACTGTGATGGATGCTGACAAGGGGCGCAATGCGGACATGAGCCTGTACATAGAGGAGAACAGTAAcattttttccattgaaaatgACACGGGGACCATTTACTCCACAACGTCTTTTGACCGGGAACATCAGACCACGTATACATTCAGAGTCAAGGCTGTGGATGGAGGAGACCCTCCCCGATCTGCCACAGCCACAGTCTCTCTCTTTGTTATGGATGAAAATGACAATGCTCCCACAATTACCCTTCCCAGAAACATTTCCTACACTTTACTGCCACCTTCAAGTAATGTCAGGACAGTCGTAGCTACAGTGTTGGCAACAGACAGTGATGATGGCATCAATGCAGACCTTAACTACAGCATTGTGGGAGGGAATCCCTTCAAGCTATTTGAGATTGATTCCACCAGTGGTGTGGTTTCCTTAGTGGGAAAACTCACCCAAAAGCATTATGGCTTGCACAGGTTGGTGGTGCAAGTGAATGACAGTGGGCAACCTTCCCAGTCCACCACGACGCTAGTGCATGTGTTTGTCAATGAAAGTGTTTCTAATGCAACTGTGATTGACTCCCAGATAGCCAGAAGTTTGCACACCCCACTTACCCAGGATATAGCTGGTGACCCAAGCTATGAAATTAGCAAACAGAGACTCAGCATTGTCATTGGGGTGGTTGCTGGAATTATGACAGTGATTCTCATCATCTTAATTGTAGTGATGGCAAGGTACTGCCggtccaaaaataaaaatggctatgAAGCTGGCAAAAAAGATCACGAAGACTTTTTTACACCCCAACAGCATGACAAATCTAAAAAACctaaaaaggacaagaaaaacaaaaaatcgaAGCAGCCTCTCTACAGCAGCATTGTCACTGTAGAAGCTTCTAAACCAAATGGACAGCGGTATGATAGTGTCAATGAGAAGCTGTCAGACAGCCCCGGCATGGGCCGCTACCGATCTGTTAATGGTGGGCCTGGGAGTCCTGACCTAGCCAGGCATTACAAATCTAGTTCCCCATTGCCTACTGTCCAGCTTCACCCCCAGTCTCCAACTGCAGGGAAAAAACACCAGGCAGTACAAGATCTACCACCAGCCAACACATTTGTGGGAGCAGGAGACAACATTTCAATTGGATCTGATCACTGCTCTGAATACAGCTGTCAAACCAATAACAAGTACAGCAAACAG